The region tatatatatatatatatatatatatatatatatatatatatatatatatatatatatatatatattatattttaattgATGGTATTAGTGAATACTGTAGTTATTTGTGGATTTAGCCAATCAAACTGTTAAAAGCACATACCGTCTGCTTGCGTCCGTCGGGAAGGTCGACACTGTAAGAGCCACGGACGGTGTTGCCGTCGGAGTTCTCACTGTGGCCGAAGTTAGTGCCGGAGTAGTCGTCCCTAACATTGTATGTGAAGTCGTGTGGCATCCCGGCTGCTGCAGTAATATAGCACATTAATGATGCTTAGTTTTAACTTTGCCAAAATAGTGCAAAATAGAAATAAAGTATTTTCAGTTGTGTACGCGAACGAGTGCTTAAAGTTATAAAACGAAAGGCCAAATAATGTCTACCTTGTATACAGAACTATGGACAGGTTGAACATGGTAGGGGTCGGAGGGGGCAGAGAGagctacacccaacaccaccaccatcagcgccGCCTGCAGGAGACCAGAGTCTTTGATGCTCTTATTATAATAGAGAAACCTTGTATTGGAAGAAGTGCTTTGGGAAATATTTTTAAAACGTTTAATATGTAAGGATCTTTAAATGATTTAGAATGTGTACGATAGGTTATATATGTAAAATACAATTCAAGTATATTGTGAATCAGTATGGGAAATAATATACATATTTTATGTGTAAGTTGTGTGCAGTTAATTCTTAATACTTTTCCAGACTTTAATCACAGAGAAAATGTATAACAATATAACTTAAATTGGCACTAGTGTTGATGAGTTTAAAGTACCAACCTTAAGAGCCATGTTGAGTGTGTTGCGTTACaggatggtgagtgatggtggtgtccaGTCCGCGTCTGGCTTTATACTCACCATCCTCTCTCCTGGACCTCCctgtttctccccccccccactctccaacACCTGTTGTCTTATTTCTTCCTCACCCACATATTCTTCCTTATGTTCTTGTTAATAGAACACCGCAGGAACGAGTTGAAGCTTAGACATTCACCAAGTAAATATACCTTTAGGAATAATATGCTCACAACAATAAATAATTTTGACATCTGAACATGTATTTTTGAATTGTTGATTTTAATGGAAGATTAATGTATCGTTAGAATGTTAAATAATACGAACTGTGTTCGTAGATCATGATTATCAGCTGAAATACCGGATTAATATTCTTGGGAGCAGGTGTGTCATACTTATAATGTGATTGCTGTTTCACGTTAGAAATTTAATGTTGTATaacattaataatatattaattcacgagTGTCGTTGGAATGATGATTAATATATGAAGGGTATATTCATATACCCTTTCTATATATATCAAAGAAAATATATGAAACAGAGAATGCTAGATATGCAATAGGAAGTGAATAATGAAAattgaaaatgataaaaaaaagtgCTAAAGTGTAGCAGAGTTTGAATGGCGTTTTAAAGTATAAACAGCAGAGTATATATAGTTTTGCAAACGCTTTATTTTAAAATCTGCTTTATACTAAAATAAATTGGTTTATAGGCAAACTTTAATTTTTGGTTCCTCTAAAAGAAAGAAAATTTAAAACATCGAGAGGTGAAGGAATAAAGAAACATCGCAAGGTTCGCTCTTCCTGGCGTTCGTCTTCCTTATGATTACGATGTCAATAACACGTTTATTGATGAATACGGGAAATGTAAGAGTCAGTGTTTTTTTTATACAGTTTCTGCCTGCCATATATCCACCGGAAATACAAGGAAACTTTGCTTGAAAGTTGTCTGTCTTTTATTAATTGGCTAATTTTCACAGCCTTCAAAATAAATGGCATTTGTAAGAAATattttgtacacagtcattaatgTTGTTCAGGTAAATAACTCCACAAATATGAATTCGGTTAATAAAGTAAAAGTTGGTTATCTCCAACCAGTGTTATAGTGTTGTATTTTCTGCATGAAGGCATTTGTTTAAATCTCCACATATGATATTCTTGACCAAAATTCATTTGTTATATCCCAGGTGAGTATTGACTTTCGCTATAATAACTGCTGGATTTGTTGAGTGTTACTAATAAGGATGTTAGAGTTTACAGGGTATAAAAGCTCGTCATTATTTTAAGACTTTATTTTCATAACTTACAAGAAGACGTAGATTACAAACTTCTTTATAAAGTACCAGAAGTTTCAAACCGGCTTCCTTAGATGCAGTTTTTATTGGTAATGTTCCTCGGAATCGTATGAGGGTTGATATGAGGACTTCAAGAGGGGCTTGTATGATGGTTGGGTTGGATATGAAGGCTGGGTTGGGTATGAAGGCTGGGGCTTGTATGAAGGCTGAGGCTTGTATGAGGGCTGAGGCTTGTATGAGGGCTGGGTTGGGTATGAAGGCTGGGGCTTGTATGAAGGCTGAGGCTTGTATGAGGGCTGGGTTGTGTATGAAGGCTGGGGCTTGTATGAGGGCTGGGTTGTGTATGAAGGCTGGGTCTTGTATGAGGGCTGTGGATAGTATGATGGCTGGTACTGGGGCTTGAAGGTGACAGGGGGACCATACTCGTGGGGGTACTGGGCCTCGCCCTCATACCTGACCTCTGCCTGATACCCGTAGTCGTCCTTGGCAACGTAATTCACCTGTccaattaaataataattaatgagacAAATGAATTAATTAGAATTAATATGTATATTATAATGAAATTAATTTTTAAAATCAATTGATTGTTCTGCTCAGTAAATAACAAACGTTACGCAGATTCCAAATATTGACTTCAACGGAAATACCAGAATTTGAATCATAATTGCAGTAAATTGGATAATTGTTTCTTTGGTTAATATGTTCATCATTCCCTATTAAGTTAAAAGTTATCTTACCGTCTGTTTGCGGCCGTCTGGAAGCTGGACGGTGTAGGAGCCTGAAACGGTGTCTCCGTCAGACTGTTCGTTTTGGCCAAAGTCATTGCCGGAGTAGTCGTCCTTGACGCCGTACTGGAAGTTGTATGGCATGCCCTCCTGAAGTGTATTATGGTATACCAGTGTTAAGTTTGTAAATCTATGGGGAGATCACATGTAATAATTTCATGCTATAAATTTGTAACATTGTTTTAATGGAGTTTGTGTTGTGATAAGCCTGAGAGTTTTGAGGTACCTGTTCGTAGCGTGGGTGATGTCCTGGTGGAGCGTAGCGATCATAATCGTCAGCGAGAGCCTttcccaccataaccaccaccaccagcaacacactgagctGAGGACAACAACACTCGCTATTACTCTCGTAACCCCAAATTATGTTGAGATTCAACAATTAGGCACGAATTCGCATATTATTGTGgttaaaagaaaaaaatacatcttgaAAACACGTTACCTTAGCGATCATGTCGTCTACAAGTTACCGAAGCTGAGGAGCGAGTGATGTGGAGAGGATGATGGTTGAGCTTTATATAGTGATGAAGGTTGTCCTTGACGTAGGTAAGTGTAGGGTCGGCACTGGGAGGAGTCCACAGGGAGCCAAGCTATGGAGAGATAATTACTTATTGTCGTTTCGTAACACCGAAATTGTAAATACATAACTTTACTGAATTTATCTCCAGTTCTGTGCTTGTATAGTGTAGGAATCTCTCGTAATATTTCATATCAATAATAATTCGTGTATCAACGGAAATAACAATTGCAGTATGAGAATTAAAATTTGTTTGCTTTAAATTTAACAATTAGGTGAATAATAACCATATTAAATCCAAACGTTTTAAAACTTATTGCATATAGTTAAAACATTTCTGGCTTGTTCACTTAAGCAAACTTAACTTTGGAAGCTACTGAACACAACAGTGTCATTGTAAAGAGACGATCATTATCTCCAATATTAATATAATTTGCTCGTGTTTGccttttatttgcttttactttAGAAACCTTTACCGCCACACGGTTTCTATAAATAATATGAATCCAAATATCATATGTGATTTTTCACTATAAAGTATAAACAATAGACGAGATATATACTTTTATGGTGTCTTAATGTGCTGAACGACACGTTCACCTAATAAGATTCCGATTATTGATAATTTAGCAAATTCATTAAGGTATATTCAAATGAAATTTAAACTTGCTTGAGTTTATTCACATTAAAACATAAGTAAAATCTTTTAACAAATGAGCAACAACAATCCTGAAGGTTTAAATAGGTAAGATGTTTTTATGGGTGGTATGGGGTTGTGTATGAGGGCGTGTGTTGGTACGAAGGTTGTGACTTGTAGGTGACAGGAGGTCTGTAATGGTGGGGATGGTGAGCCTCTCCAGAGTACTGTACATCAGCTGTGAAGCCCTTGTTGTGGTCGGCCTCGTAATTAACCTGCCAATAGAAGTACAAATTTTAATATAAGAGTGT is a window of Procambarus clarkii isolate CNS0578487 chromosome 41, FALCON_Pclarkii_2.0, whole genome shotgun sequence DNA encoding:
- the LOC138373194 gene encoding adhesive plaque matrix protein-like; the protein is MIAKVTVLLVVVVMVGKALADDYDRYAPPGHHPRYEQEGMPYNFQYGVKDDYSGNDFGQNEQSDGDTVSGSYTVQLPDGRKQTVNYVAKDDYGYQAEVRYEGEAQYPHEYGPPVTFKPQYQPSYYPQPSYKTQPSYTTQPSYKPQPSYTTQPSYKPQPSYKPQPSYPTQPSYKPQPSYKPQPSYKPQPSYPTQPSYPTQPSYKPLLKSSYQPSYDSEEHYQ